The following proteins come from a genomic window of Musa acuminata AAA Group cultivar baxijiao chromosome BXJ1-7, Cavendish_Baxijiao_AAA, whole genome shotgun sequence:
- the LOC135679936 gene encoding protein E6-like has protein sequence MASVVRHSLLTFLLLFAVFSPRVHARESRAFSKVTRDETVVVPEETPAVQVEKAARLGKETYGYGHNSNGDAHYYDADGFSTSFPNTKPNAKYGTYKNRESMYRPNYGYRKDQYGMSDTRFLENGRYFYDVNAERGYGAYAGIGVGGGDHHGYGAYNSEGNRYEGNQEGEEYVP, from the coding sequence ATGGCTTCCGTCGTACGGCACTCGTTGCTAACCTTCCTCCTCCTGTTCGCCGTCTTTTCCCCTCGTGTCCACGCGAGAGAGAGTCGGGCCTTCAGCAAGGTCACGCGGGACGAAACAGTCGTCGTCCCCGAGGAGACGCCGGCTGTTCAAGTCGAGAAGGCAGCGAGACTTGGCAAGGAGACGTATGGCTACGGTCACAACAGCAACGGGGACGCTCACTACTACGACGCTGATGGTTTCTCTACGAGCTTCCCCAACACCAAACCCAATGCGAAGTATGGAACCTATAAGAACAGGGAATCAATGTACCGCCCAAACTACGGTTACAGGAAGGATCAATATGGAATGAGCGACACCAGGTTTCTGGAGAACGGCAGGTACTTCTACGACGTTAATGCTGAGAGGGGATACGGAGCATATGCTGGTATTGGCGTAGGTGGTGGCGATCACCATGGTTATGGAGCATATAACAGCGAGGGAAACAGGTACGAGGGCAACCAAGAAGGCGAGGAGTACGTTCCATGA